The Calditerrivibrio nitroreducens DSM 19672 genome window below encodes:
- the trkA gene encoding Trk system potassium transporter TrkA, with the protein MKIVIAGAGEVGFNLARHLVENGYDVTLIDKDKDRIKYVNEHLDCFVVEGEVTNYELLKSINVDDASFFIAVTDSDEVNMISCLIVNSNFSVDTKIARVRNIDYHKINLFDKKIAGFDYLINPEVEAAKSIIRAVEYGAVSDIFVFDDTDIQLREVFVDDDVNIAGKTLETIRKKSNIPFVVAGIFNENNFLIPAGKYEVKRGDHLFVVGSRGDLDHLFSHIGLKRRKIKSVLIAGGGKIQRLVIDGLISKGREIIVIEKDYEKSKKLAEMFPDVLVLNSDISDESLLEEEDLNSKDLIITATDNDEINILSASYYKSIGVKRAIALIDKNNYLHMASGLGIDICISPKLSAVNAILKYIKRGNILNVYSIFNGKAEAIEFLLKPGTDLEGLRIKECPIPKDSVIVAVNRDGKSYIPDGNFVFKSGDIVITFALKDAIKDIEELFVE; encoded by the coding sequence TTGAAAATTGTAATTGCAGGTGCAGGTGAAGTGGGGTTTAATCTAGCCAGGCATCTTGTGGAGAACGGTTATGATGTTACACTCATTGATAAGGACAAAGATAGAATTAAATACGTAAATGAGCATCTTGATTGCTTTGTGGTGGAAGGGGAAGTAACAAACTATGAACTGCTAAAAAGTATAAATGTCGATGATGCAAGTTTTTTTATCGCCGTGACAGATTCTGATGAAGTAAATATGATATCGTGCCTTATTGTAAATTCAAACTTTTCTGTGGATACAAAAATAGCAAGAGTAAGAAATATTGATTATCACAAGATCAACCTTTTTGATAAAAAGATTGCTGGTTTTGACTATCTTATAAATCCAGAGGTGGAGGCGGCTAAATCTATTATAAGAGCTGTTGAATATGGTGCTGTAAGTGATATTTTTGTGTTTGATGATACCGACATTCAGTTGCGGGAAGTTTTTGTGGATGATGACGTCAATATAGCCGGTAAAACACTCGAAACAATAAGGAAAAAGAGCAATATACCCTTTGTGGTTGCGGGGATTTTCAATGAAAATAATTTTTTAATACCTGCTGGTAAATATGAGGTAAAAAGGGGTGACCATCTTTTTGTGGTGGGATCAAGGGGAGATCTTGATCATCTTTTTTCTCACATAGGCTTAAAAAGAAGAAAGATAAAATCTGTTCTGATAGCTGGTGGTGGCAAAATTCAGCGGCTTGTTATTGATGGTTTGATCAGTAAAGGAAGAGAGATTATCGTAATTGAAAAAGATTATGAAAAGTCGAAAAAACTTGCGGAAATGTTTCCGGATGTTCTTGTGTTAAATAGTGATATCTCCGATGAGTCGTTGCTTGAAGAAGAAGATTTAAACAGTAAAGATCTAATAATTACTGCCACCGACAACGATGAAATAAATATCTTATCAGCAAGCTACTACAAATCTATCGGGGTAAAAAGGGCTATCGCTCTTATCGATAAAAATAATTACCTTCACATGGCCAGTGGTCTTGGAATAGATATATGTATAAGTCCTAAATTGAGTGCAGTTAATGCTATTTTGAAGTATATAAAGCGGGGTAATATTCTAAATGTTTACTCTATTTTTAATGGTAAAGCGGAGGCAATTGAGTTTTTATTGAAACCGGGAACAGATCTTGAAGGGCTTAGGATAAAAGAGTGTCCGATACCTAAGGATTCCGTTATTGTGGCTGTAAATAGAGATGGCAAAAGCTATATACCCGACGGTAATTTCGTTTTCAAAAGTGGAGATATTGTCATAACGTTTGCACTTAAAGATGCTATTAAAGATATTGAGGAGCTTTTTGTAGAGTAG
- a CDS encoding YceD family protein, giving the protein MKIFFEQIKQDGNVVKTNFDFEVEDVVFSVRDFEGKLYPIKKGYILDGDIKLVISDKCDRCLKNFDETFNEHITVEIVREISTDEDEEKELEDDDMGFYHVKEDFINIHEILFQEAVLIRPMKRLCNEHCKGICPVCGKDLNEDKCSCTNELDDRWKALTKLLQNNKIEV; this is encoded by the coding sequence ATGAAGATTTTTTTTGAACAGATAAAACAGGATGGAAATGTTGTTAAAACAAATTTCGATTTTGAGGTTGAGGATGTAGTTTTTTCTGTTAGAGATTTTGAGGGTAAATTATATCCGATTAAAAAAGGATATATTCTTGATGGAGATATAAAGCTTGTTATTTCAGATAAATGTGACAGATGCTTGAAAAATTTCGATGAAACGTTTAACGAGCACATAACAGTTGAGATAGTAAGGGAAATATCCACTGATGAGGATGAAGAAAAAGAGTTAGAAGATGATGACATGGGATTCTATCATGTTAAGGAAGACTTTATAAATATTCATGAGATACTTTTTCAGGAGGCTGTGTTAATCAGACCGATGAAGAGATTGTGCAATGAGCATTGCAAAGGGATATGCCCCGTATGTGGTAAAGATCTAAATGAAGATAAATGTAGCTGTACAAATGAACTGGATGATAGGTGGAAAGCTTTAACAAAGCTATTACAAAACAATAAAATAGAGGTGTAA
- the rpmF gene encoding 50S ribosomal protein L32: MPNPKGKSSRSKIGARRSHHRAVPRGYSKCDNCGELKLSHAVCPNCGYYAKKKVVEVEEI; the protein is encoded by the coding sequence ATGCCAAACCCAAAAGGTAAATCAAGCAGATCAAAGATCGGAGCAAGAAGAAGTCATCACAGGGCAGTTCCACGTGGTTATTCCAAATGCGATAACTGCGGTGAGTTAAAGCTCAGTCATGCAGTTTGCCCAAATTGTGGATACTATGCAAAAAAGAAGGTAGTTGAAGTAGAAGAGATCTAA
- the plsX gene encoding phosphate acyltransferase PlsX produces MIRVAVDAMGGDFAPQEVIKGVLLANKEYPIDIILVGDERIIKQELEKQAKTSSIERIFIVHAEEEIKMDDIPSIAARRKRNSSMHVGMKLVRNGEANAFFSAGNTGAMMAVSKLILRTIEGVDRPAIGAVFPNIKSSTIILDVGANVDCKPIHFLQFAIMGKAYARYILKLENPRIGLLSIGEEDVKGNELTKSVFTLLKNSNNFNFIGNVEAKEIFKGVADVIVCDGFTGNIALKSSEAAAGYIGTLLKEELKRTFISKIGALLAKGAFDRVKKRTDYTEYGGAPLLGVDGIVIIGHGSSNANAVKNGIRVSYELALNKVNTHIAEDILNSLENHKQNISLWESIKDKVKNMASQIQK; encoded by the coding sequence ATGATCAGAGTTGCTGTTGATGCTATGGGGGGGGATTTTGCCCCCCAGGAAGTCATAAAAGGTGTTTTGCTTGCCAATAAAGAATACCCGATTGATATAATTTTGGTGGGTGACGAAAGGATAATCAAACAGGAATTGGAAAAGCAGGCCAAAACCTCTTCCATAGAAAGGATATTCATCGTGCATGCTGAAGAAGAGATAAAGATGGATGATATCCCATCCATAGCGGCTCGTAGAAAAAGAAACTCATCTATGCACGTGGGTATGAAGCTGGTCAGGAATGGGGAAGCTAACGCTTTCTTCAGTGCAGGCAACACCGGTGCAATGATGGCGGTATCGAAACTCATCCTTAGAACCATAGAAGGGGTTGATAGACCAGCAATAGGAGCAGTATTTCCTAATATAAAATCGAGTACGATCATTCTGGACGTCGGTGCCAATGTAGATTGTAAGCCTATACATTTTTTACAATTTGCAATTATGGGGAAGGCATACGCCAGATATATATTAAAACTGGAAAACCCAAGGATAGGCTTATTAAGCATCGGTGAAGAGGATGTAAAAGGGAATGAACTTACTAAATCTGTATTCACACTACTAAAAAACTCAAATAATTTTAACTTTATCGGGAATGTTGAAGCAAAAGAGATCTTCAAAGGTGTTGCGGACGTTATAGTTTGTGATGGTTTTACCGGAAACATAGCGTTAAAATCCAGTGAAGCTGCTGCAGGCTATATAGGCACACTCCTGAAAGAGGAGCTCAAAAGAACATTTATATCAAAAATAGGAGCGCTACTTGCAAAGGGTGCATTTGATAGAGTCAAAAAAAGAACCGATTATACTGAATATGGCGGAGCCCCGTTGCTTGGTGTGGATGGTATAGTCATAATAGGTCACGGCAGTTCAAATGCGAATGCTGTAAAAAATGGGATAAGAGTCTCTTATGAACTTGCTTTAAATAAAGTCAACACACATATTGCAGAGGATATATTAAATTCTCTGGAAAATCACAAGCAGAATATTTCGCTTTGGGAAAGCATAAAAGACAAAGTGAAAAACATGGCTTCACAAATCCAGAAGTGA
- a CDS encoding beta-ketoacyl-ACP synthase 3, whose product MYTKILGTGSYFPEKILTNKDLEKMVDTTDEWITTRTGIKERRISIDEPTSVLGMKAAEKAIEMAQIDKNEISGIIVATFTPDTVMPSTACVIQNLLGIQNNSFAFDLAAACTGFIYALSVADSMIKSGLVDNILVIGAERISPNVDWTDRNTCVLFGDGAGAVVLGKSEEPGFRSFHIHADGSANRLLTLDVLGSNFMANRKNMNIEENLLKMKGNEVFKIAVRAMAEATAKAVESSGLKYEEVDFFIPHQANLRIIDAAAKRINLTYDKVIVTLDKFGNTSSATIPTALDIAVRDGRIKRGANIVSAAFGGGLTWGSMLFTF is encoded by the coding sequence ATATATACAAAAATCTTAGGAACAGGATCTTATTTTCCTGAAAAAATTCTAACCAACAAAGACCTTGAAAAGATGGTTGATACTACAGATGAGTGGATAACCACACGAACCGGCATAAAAGAAAGAAGGATCTCAATAGATGAACCAACTTCTGTATTAGGTATGAAAGCCGCAGAAAAAGCAATCGAAATGGCTCAAATAGATAAAAATGAAATAAGTGGTATAATTGTAGCCACATTTACACCTGATACCGTAATGCCTTCCACAGCTTGTGTGATTCAAAATCTACTTGGTATCCAGAACAATTCTTTCGCATTCGACTTAGCTGCAGCCTGTACAGGGTTTATATATGCTTTATCAGTGGCTGATTCGATGATAAAATCAGGCCTTGTGGATAATATTTTGGTAATTGGTGCAGAAAGAATCTCCCCAAACGTTGACTGGACAGATAGAAATACTTGTGTTTTATTTGGTGATGGGGCAGGAGCAGTAGTTTTAGGTAAAAGTGAAGAGCCAGGATTTAGATCCTTTCATATACATGCAGATGGTTCAGCCAATAGACTATTAACACTCGATGTTCTTGGTAGCAACTTTATGGCAAATAGAAAAAACATGAATATCGAAGAAAATCTTTTAAAAATGAAAGGGAATGAGGTTTTTAAAATAGCTGTAAGGGCTATGGCAGAAGCCACCGCAAAGGCTGTTGAATCCAGCGGTTTAAAATATGAAGAGGTTGACTTTTTCATCCCACACCAGGCAAATTTGAGGATAATAGATGCCGCAGCCAAAAGAATAAATCTCACTTATGACAAAGTCATTGTTACACTTGACAAGTTTGGCAATACCTCTTCCGCCACAATACCCACCGCACTGGATATTGCTGTAAGGGATGGCAGGATAAAAAGGGGAGCAAATATTGTGTCTGCCGCTTTTGGTGGTGGTTTGACATGGGGCTCAATGTTGTTTACATTTTAA
- the fabD gene encoding ACP S-malonyltransferase, translating to MGKIAVVFPGQGSQYVGMGKDFYETYSESKKFFETADSVLNYKLTDIMFNGPEDELKITYNTQPALLTVSIAIWELIKDKVDVSYFAGHSLGEYSAIVAAGGMSFKDAVLAVHNRGKFMQEAVPVGTGAMAAVLSMDESIILETCKEISKDGFIVEPANFNSEAQIVVAGHAEAVDKFIEKIKEKGGRKVVKLPVSAPFHCSLMKPAELKMAEYLKNVQIKDLSKPVFNNVTASMETTSLEVRENLVKQVSSPVRWTELIKNMVSEGVDTFFEVGAGNVLTGLIKKIDKNVKCFNISKIDDLQTLGGFNV from the coding sequence ATGGGTAAAATTGCTGTTGTATTCCCCGGTCAGGGCTCACAATACGTGGGAATGGGTAAAGATTTCTATGAAACTTATTCTGAATCTAAAAAATTTTTCGAAACAGCAGACTCAGTTTTAAATTACAAGCTTACAGATATAATGTTTAATGGGCCCGAGGATGAACTTAAAATAACTTACAATACACAACCTGCATTACTAACAGTGAGTATAGCCATCTGGGAATTAATAAAAGATAAAGTTGATGTAAGCTATTTTGCCGGTCACTCACTGGGTGAATATTCAGCAATTGTTGCGGCAGGTGGCATGAGCTTTAAGGATGCTGTTCTGGCCGTCCACAATAGAGGTAAATTCATGCAGGAAGCTGTTCCGGTGGGCACTGGTGCAATGGCGGCGGTTTTATCAATGGATGAATCGATAATACTTGAAACCTGTAAGGAAATTTCAAAAGATGGTTTTATAGTGGAACCTGCAAACTTTAATTCGGAGGCCCAGATAGTTGTGGCTGGCCATGCCGAAGCAGTTGATAAATTTATAGAGAAAATCAAAGAAAAAGGTGGTAGAAAAGTGGTAAAGCTTCCGGTTAGTGCCCCATTCCACTGCTCCCTTATGAAACCAGCAGAATTGAAGATGGCAGAGTATTTGAAAAATGTTCAGATAAAAGATTTATCAAAACCGGTTTTCAATAATGTAACTGCTTCTATGGAAACCACCTCTTTAGAAGTCAGGGAAAATCTTGTAAAACAGGTCTCATCACCGGTAAGATGGACAGAGCTAATAAAAAATATGGTAAGTGAAGGTGTGGATACCTTTTTTGAAGTGGGTGCAGGAAATGTATTAACTGGTCTCATAAAAAAGATTGATAAAAATGTTAAATGTTTTAACATATCTAAGATAGATGACTTACAAACTCTTGGGGGGTTTAATGTTTAA
- the fabG gene encoding 3-oxoacyl-[acyl-carrier-protein] reductase: MFNDKVVLVTGASRGIGRAIAKDFAESGAKVCINYSSSKEKAVELKEEIISKGFTAEIFQSNIADESSVKAMFDEIEKTFGVVDILVNNAGITKDNIILRMKSEEWDDVINTNLKGAFNCIKIASKGMMKKRYGKIINITSVVAFTGNVGQANYISSKSGIVGLTKSAAIELAGRGIRVNAIAPGFIETEMTKDLPEDVKNGMLSRILLGYFGKPEDVSKACLFLASPDSDYITGSVLHVNGGMFLS, from the coding sequence ATGTTTAACGATAAGGTTGTACTTGTAACTGGTGCTTCAAGAGGAATCGGAAGAGCAATAGCAAAAGATTTTGCTGAATCTGGAGCAAAGGTATGTATAAATTATAGCTCAAGCAAAGAAAAAGCAGTTGAACTAAAGGAAGAGATTATTTCAAAAGGTTTTACTGCAGAAATCTTTCAAAGTAATATTGCTGATGAATCTTCCGTAAAAGCTATGTTTGATGAAATAGAAAAAACTTTTGGGGTAGTTGATATCCTTGTAAACAATGCCGGAATTACAAAAGATAATATTATCCTTAGAATGAAATCCGAAGAATGGGATGATGTGATAAATACAAATTTAAAAGGTGCTTTTAACTGCATTAAAATTGCTTCCAAAGGGATGATGAAAAAAAGATACGGTAAGATAATAAATATAACAAGTGTGGTTGCATTTACAGGTAATGTAGGTCAGGCAAACTATATTTCAAGTAAAAGTGGTATAGTGGGGCTTACAAAATCTGCGGCAATAGAATTAGCAGGCAGAGGAATAAGGGTAAATGCCATAGCTCCAGGTTTTATCGAAACAGAGATGACAAAAGATCTACCAGAAGATGTAAAAAATGGAATGCTTTCAAGGATACTGCTTGGATATTTTGGCAAACCTGAAGATGTCTCAAAAGCCTGCCTATTCTTAGCATCACCCGATTCAGATTACATTACCGGTTCGGTTTTACATGTAAATGGTGGAATGTTTTTAAGCTAA
- a CDS encoding acyl carrier protein, with protein MADVAERVKKIIAEQLNIDEAQVKPEASFIDDLGADSLDTVELIMALEEEFDIEIPDDVAEKIKTVGDAIDQISKMVA; from the coding sequence ATGGCTGATGTAGCAGAAAGAGTGAAAAAAATCATTGCCGAGCAACTCAATATCGATGAAGCTCAGGTAAAACCGGAAGCATCTTTTATAGATGATCTTGGTGCTGACTCCCTCGACACAGTTGAGTTGATCATGGCTCTTGAAGAGGAATTTGATATCGAAATTCCTGATGATGTTGCGGAAAAGATCAAGACCGTTGGAGATGCCATTGATCAAATTTCAAAGATGGTTGCCTAA
- the fabF gene encoding beta-ketoacyl-ACP synthase II, whose amino-acid sequence MKRRVVITGIGLLSPIGNGTEETFKSLIEGKSGVGYVTYFDTSDFPVKIAAEVKNLNLEDHVDKKDIKIFDRFVLFGLVAAEFARRDANLDTTKIDGERAGVIIGSGIGGFSTIEETHKTYLEKGMRRISPFFIPSSIINMASGAVSIRYGLKGPNTSVVTACATGAHSVGDAFKIIQRGDADLMFAGGCESAITPTALGGFANMKALSRRNDEPEKASRPFDKDRDGFIMGEGAGILILEELDHALKRGAKIYAEVVGYGLTGDAYHITAPDETGDGARRCMLMALKDAGVSPDVVDYINAHGTSTPYNDVIETKAIKAVFGEHAYKLKISSTKSMTGHMLGAAGSVEIGVCALSIYNEILHPTINLENQDPECDLYYIPNKPEKAKINYALSNSLGFGGTNASILLKRYES is encoded by the coding sequence ATGAAGAGAAGAGTAGTTATCACAGGTATAGGCCTCCTTTCTCCTATAGGAAATGGGACAGAAGAAACTTTTAAAAGCCTGATAGAAGGTAAAAGTGGTGTTGGTTATGTTACATATTTTGACACGTCAGATTTCCCGGTAAAAATAGCAGCAGAGGTAAAAAACCTCAATCTCGAAGATCATGTAGATAAAAAAGATATAAAAATATTTGATAGATTTGTGCTTTTTGGCCTTGTGGCCGCTGAATTTGCCAGAAGAGATGCAAACCTTGATACAACAAAAATTGATGGTGAAAGAGCCGGCGTAATAATCGGCTCTGGTATTGGTGGATTCTCAACAATAGAGGAAACCCATAAAACTTACCTTGAAAAAGGTATGAGGAGGATCTCTCCTTTCTTCATCCCTTCATCTATAATAAATATGGCAAGTGGGGCAGTATCCATTAGATATGGTCTAAAGGGACCAAATACCAGCGTCGTTACTGCTTGTGCCACCGGAGCTCATTCAGTGGGGGATGCTTTTAAAATCATACAACGTGGTGATGCTGACCTTATGTTTGCAGGTGGCTGTGAAAGTGCCATTACTCCTACGGCTTTGGGTGGTTTTGCAAACATGAAAGCATTATCCAGAAGAAACGATGAACCGGAAAAGGCAAGTAGACCTTTCGATAAAGATAGAGACGGCTTTATCATGGGTGAAGGGGCTGGTATCCTTATCCTGGAAGAGCTGGATCATGCTCTGAAAAGAGGGGCAAAAATCTATGCCGAAGTTGTGGGGTATGGTTTGACCGGAGATGCGTATCACATAACTGCTCCCGATGAGACCGGCGATGGTGCCAGAAGATGTATGCTTATGGCATTAAAAGATGCTGGAGTTTCTCCGGATGTTGTGGATTATATAAATGCCCATGGTACATCAACACCTTACAACGATGTAATAGAGACAAAAGCTATAAAAGCCGTTTTTGGTGAACATGCTTACAAATTAAAAATCAGTTCCACCAAATCGATGACCGGTCATATGCTGGGAGCTGCCGGCAGTGTCGAAATAGGTGTATGTGCATTGAGCATCTACAATGAAATTTTACATCCAACTATAAATCTTGAAAATCAAGATCCTGAATGCGATCTTTACTATATACCAAATAAACCAGAAAAAGCTAAGATAAACTACGCCCTCTCAAACTCACTTGGCTTCGGCGGTACTAATGCATCTATTCTTCTGAAACGGTATGAATCTTGA
- the rnc gene encoding ribonuclease III, whose translation MNLEKLNEILNYNFENKELLIEALTHSSYSYENKLCRNYERLEFLGDAVLQLIVSEYLIFKYKDFDEGMLSRYRAYFVSEEFISELAKQIDLGNFIRLGKGELNSGGKDRPSILCDIFESIVAAMYLDGGYNEARRFIITIASDKIDEVIQQNIFTDYKSELQKLTQKIFESLPDYKVKDETGPEHDKTFIVDLYINDRYYCSGSGKSKKKAEQDAAKKAFLMLSEHIV comes from the coding sequence ATGAATCTTGAAAAACTAAATGAGATATTAAACTACAATTTTGAAAATAAAGAGCTTCTTATAGAAGCTCTTACCCACTCATCCTACTCATACGAAAACAAACTTTGTAGGAATTACGAAAGATTGGAATTTTTAGGGGATGCAGTACTTCAACTGATCGTTTCGGAATACCTCATATTCAAATATAAAGATTTCGATGAAGGGATGCTTTCCAGATACAGGGCATACTTTGTCAGTGAAGAGTTTATAAGTGAACTTGCCAAACAGATAGATTTAGGAAATTTCATAAGATTAGGTAAAGGTGAATTGAATTCCGGGGGTAAAGATAGGCCTTCCATTTTGTGTGATATATTTGAATCTATCGTTGCGGCGATGTATCTCGATGGCGGATACAATGAAGCCAGAAGATTTATAATCACCATCGCCTCTGATAAAATAGACGAAGTAATACAACAAAATATATTTACAGATTACAAAAGTGAATTACAGAAACTGACCCAAAAAATCTTTGAATCGCTACCAGATTATAAAGTAAAAGATGAAACCGGCCCAGAGCACGATAAAACCTTTATCGTTGATCTTTACATTAATGACAGATACTATTGTAGCGGCAGTGGAAAGAGTAAAAAGAAAGCAGAGCAGGATGCCGCTAAAAAAGCTTTTCTAATGTTGAGTGAACATATAGTATAA
- a CDS encoding radical SAM protein — protein sequence MPKTEKIKILPVFIPFLGCPNRCLFCNQNAITGIDKNYEETVISQIEDYLKINEKWDEIAFFGGSFTCLNRDSREFFYDTARRYKFNNIRISTRPECFSEEVVEELLQNNVKTVEIGVQSTSSKVLKFNLRNYDKKVIFSTIALLKGNFKICTQLMTGMYKEDLQDIFEMITDILYLSPDYARIYPTVVLKNSPLEDLYLNGSFIPDPTAIIIAKTSIIYSYLLCNDIRVIRVGLPESINLNREISGGFYHPAIGDIVKTTTKMAYILKFNKIPEDMISFKGLINKLYSNLKIVSDKYWIKNLCGGDVEDNWRFFERAADIVSKELQHQANHR from the coding sequence ATGCCTAAAACCGAAAAAATAAAGATTTTACCTGTTTTCATACCATTTTTAGGTTGTCCTAATAGATGTCTTTTTTGTAATCAAAACGCCATAACCGGCATAGATAAAAACTACGAGGAAACGGTAATCTCCCAGATAGAAGATTACCTCAAAATAAATGAAAAATGGGATGAGATTGCTTTTTTTGGAGGAAGCTTCACCTGTTTGAATAGAGATTCAAGAGAGTTTTTTTATGATACCGCCCGTAGATATAAATTCAATAATATAAGGATATCCACCCGTCCTGAATGTTTTTCTGAAGAGGTTGTGGAAGAGCTTCTTCAAAATAATGTCAAAACTGTTGAAATTGGTGTACAATCCACCTCAAGCAAAGTACTAAAATTTAACCTTAGAAATTATGACAAAAAAGTGATTTTTAGTACAATAGCACTTTTAAAAGGGAATTTCAAAATCTGTACCCAACTTATGACGGGAATGTACAAAGAAGATCTGCAGGATATATTTGAAATGATAACTGATATCTTATACCTATCTCCAGACTATGCCAGGATATACCCAACGGTCGTTTTAAAAAACTCCCCTCTTGAAGATCTGTATTTAAATGGATCTTTCATACCAGACCCCACTGCCATTATTATTGCTAAAACTTCCATTATCTATTCTTACCTTTTATGTAACGATATCAGGGTTATAAGGGTGGGACTTCCGGAGTCTATAAATCTAAACAGAGAAATCTCAGGTGGATTTTACCATCCAGCAATAGGTGATATTGTAAAAACAACCACTAAGATGGCCTACATATTGAAGTTCAACAAAATACCAGAAGATATGATCTCGTTTAAAGGTCTGATAAATAAACTTTATAGCAACCTGAAAATTGTCTCTGATAAGTATTGGATAAAAAATCTCTGTGGAGGAGATGTTGAGGATAACTGGCGGTTTTTTGAAAGGGCGGCAGATATCGTTTCTAAAGAACTCCAACATCAGGCCAACCACCGATAA
- the rsmD gene encoding 16S rRNA (guanine(966)-N(2))-methyltransferase RsmD has product MLRITGGFLKGRQISFLKNSNIRPTTDKNRSAIFSILSDKVVDADVLDVCCGTGAFGIEAISRGAKSATFIDRDTSNLLKNLQLIDGYNYTVIKGDFLKKMVTLTEKSFDIIFIDPPYLKYSLKDILEISSNSLRDDGILIVEDSSKVLPYENETFKIIDQRIYGDSTVIFFNKKL; this is encoded by the coding sequence ATGTTGAGGATAACTGGCGGTTTTTTGAAAGGGCGGCAGATATCGTTTCTAAAGAACTCCAACATCAGGCCAACCACCGATAAAAATAGAAGCGCCATATTTTCTATTTTATCAGATAAGGTGGTTGATGCCGATGTACTTGATGTATGCTGCGGTACAGGGGCTTTTGGAATTGAAGCCATAAGTCGGGGAGCAAAGTCTGCAACATTTATAGATAGAGATACTTCTAATCTATTAAAAAATCTCCAATTAATAGATGGTTATAATTACACTGTAATTAAAGGTGATTTTCTGAAAAAAATGGTAACACTAACAGAAAAGAGTTTTGATATTATCTTCATTGACCCACCATACTTAAAGTATAGTTTAAAAGATATTCTGGAGATCTCTTCAAACTCTTTGAGGGATGATGGTATTTTAATTGTTGAAGATTCCTCTAAGGTTCTCCCTTATGAAAATGAAACCTTCAAAATAATAGACCAACGAATCTACGGCGATTCCACAGTGATATTTTTTAACAAAAAACTCTGA